One part of the Neoarius graeffei isolate fNeoGra1 chromosome 2, fNeoGra1.pri, whole genome shotgun sequence genome encodes these proteins:
- the LOC132881430 gene encoding tripartite motif-containing protein 16-like yields MAEASISVDQDQFLCSVCLDLLKDPVTIPCGHSFCKVCINDCWDQDDKSGVYRCPQCRDTFTPRPVLRRNNMLSEVVEKLKKTEVQAASPAHCYAGPGDVECDFCTGRKHKAVRSCLVCVASLCETHLKPHLEIPALKKHKLVEASGNLQEKICSQHDKVLEIYCRTDQSFICNLCTMHEHRGHDTVAAAAERTEKQSELKEEQMKSQQRIQEKQKKVQELKQAVNTIKRSAQTAVEDSERIFTELISSMEKKRWEVTELIRDQEKAELSRAERLLEQLEQEIADLQRRVTELEQLSHTHDHIHFLQSFQSLCVSSGREDSPSITVNQHLSFDGVRKSLSDLKKRLEEFCQEEFIKIPEHAAAVQMILPSEPKSREDFLHYFCDLTLDPNTVNYYLILSEKNRVVTCSKKKQPYSDHPERFDYWEQVLCKERVCGRCYWEVEWSSEGYVFISVSYKDIRRKGRGNECRFGFNNQSWSLQCSSSSSLSFYHNSINTALRVPSPSRIGVYVDHSAGTLSFYSVSDTMKLLHRVHTTFTQPLYAGFRLRSPGSAVRLCDPK; encoded by the exons atggccgaggccagtatttcagtagatcaGGACCAGTTCCTCTGTTCAGTTTGTCTGgatctactgaaggatccagtgacgatcccctgtggtcacagtttctgtaaggtgtgtattaatgactGCTGGGATCAGGATGATAAGAGCGGAGTTTAtcgctgtcctcagtgcagagacactttcacaccaaggcctgttctacgcagaaacaacatgctgtctgaagtggtggagaaactgaagaagactgaagtccaagctgcttctcctgctcactgttacgctggacctggagatgtggagtgtgatttttgcaccgggagaaaacacaaagccgtcaGGTCCTGTCTGGTGTGTGTGGCTTCCCTTTGTGAAACTCACTTAAAACCTCATCTTGAAATTCCTGCTTTAAAAAAGCACAAGTTAGTCGAAGCTTCTGGAAATctacaagagaagatctgctctcaGCATGATAAAGTGCTggagatctactgtcgtactgacCAAAGCTTCATCTGTAATCTCTGTACGATGCATGAACACAGAGGTCATGACACAGTCGCAGCTGCAGCGGAAAGAACTGAAAAACAG agtgagttaaaggaggagcagatgaaatcccagcagagaatccaggagaagcagaagaaggtgcaggagctgaaacaggctgtgaacactataaag cgcagtgcacagacagcagtggaggacagtgagaggatctttactgagctgatcagctccatggagaaaaagcgctgggaggtgacggagctgatcagagatcaggagaaggctgaactgagtcgagctgaacgactcctggagcaactggagcaggagattgctgatcttcagaggagagtcactgagctggagcagctttcacacacacacgatcacatccatttcctccag AGTTTccagtctctctgtgtctcttctgGACGTGAGGACTCACCCAGCATCACtgtcaatcaacatctctcatttgatggagtgaggaaatctctctctgatctgaaaaagagactcgaggaattctgccAGGAGGAATTCATCAAAATCCCTGAACATG ctgcagcagttcagatgaTTTTACCCTCAGAACCAAAGAGCAGAGAAGATTTTCTGCACT ATTTCTgtgatctgactctggatcccaacacagtAAATTAttacctcattctgtctgagaagaacagagtggTGACGTGCAGTAAGAAAAAGCAGccgtactctgatcatccagagagatttgattactgggagcaggtgttgtgtaaggagagagtgtgtggacgctgttactgggaggtggagtggagcagtGAGGGATATGTgttcatatcagtctcatataaagacatcagaaggaaaggacggggtaatgagtgtcggtttggattcaacaatcagtcctggagtctgcagtgttcttcttcttcttctctctctttctatcacaACAGCATTAACACTGCTCTCAGAGTTCCAtccccctccagaataggagtgtatgtggatcacagtgcaggaactctgtccttctacagcgtctctgacacgatgaagctcctccacagagtccacaccacattcactcagcctctatacgctgggttcaGGCTGCGTTCTCCTGGATCAGctgtgagattgtgtgatccaaaataa
- the LOC132881424 gene encoding E3 ubiquitin/ISG15 ligase TRIM25-like codes for MAEASISVDQLSVDKFLCSVCLDLLKDPVTIHCGHSFCKVCINDCWDQDDKSGVYCCPQCRDTFTPRPVLHRNNMLSEVVEKLKKTEVQAASPAHCYAGPGDVECDFCTGRKHKAVKSCLMCLASFCETHLKPHYEVPALKKHKLVEASGNLQEMICSQHDEVLKIYCRTDQSFICYLCTMHEHRGHDTVAAAAERTEKQVRTF; via the coding sequence atggctgaggccagtatttcagtagatcaGCTTTCAGTGGACAAGTTCCTCTGTTCAGTGTGTCTGgatctactgaaggatccagtgACGATCcactgtggtcacagtttctgtaaggtgtgtattaatgactGCTGGGATCAGGATGATAAGAGCGGAGTTTAttgctgtcctcagtgcagagacactttcactccaaggcctgttctacacagaaacaacatgctgtctgaagtggtggagaaactgaagaagactgaagtccaagctgcttctcctgctcactgttacgctggacctggagatgtggagtgtgatttctgcaccgggagaaaacacaaagccgtcaagtcctgtctgatgtgtCTGGCCTCCttttgtgaaactcatctgaaacctcacTATGAAGTTCCAGCTTTGAAAAAGCACAAGTTAGTCGAAGCTTCTGGAAATCTACAAGAGATGATCTGCTCTCAGCATGATGAAGTGTTGaagatctactgtcgtactgacCAAAGCTTCATCTGTTATCTCTGTACGATGCATGAACACAGAGGTCATGACACAGTCGCAGCTGCAGCGGAAAGAACTGAAAAACAGGTGAGAACGTTTTAG